A DNA window from Macadamia integrifolia cultivar HAES 741 chromosome 4, SCU_Mint_v3, whole genome shotgun sequence contains the following coding sequences:
- the LOC122076276 gene encoding protein MIZU-KUSSEI 1-like: MAESVAKGLEPPKPQSITPLTTPSPSPTRLAISLQQPSHGRKASKSGKLYKQVRSLFRAFPIIHPCMMMPLPLHSNKPQDGLIHGGTRLTCTLYGCRKARTNLAIQENPRCLPMLILELGVPTGKLLQEMGSGLMRIALECDKQAVEKTKLIEESLWIMYCNGRKVGYGVKKKPTEEDLNVMQLLHAVSMGAGVLPAVKKEMPDGELTYMRAYFERVIGSKDSETFYMMNPDGNSGSELSIFFVRL, translated from the coding sequence ATGGCAGAATCAGTAGCTAAGGGTCTGGAGCCACCGAAGCCACAGTCAATAACTCCACTCACaacaccatcaccatcacccaCTCGTCTTGCAATCTCTCTTCAACAACCTTCACATGGGAGGAAAGCATCTAAATCAGGAAAGCTTTACAAGCAAGTTCGTTCCCTCTTCAGGGCATTCCCTATCATCCACCCATGTATGATGATGCCTCTTCCTCTACATAGCAACAAGCCCCAAGATGGCCTTATACATGGAGGAACTAGATTGACATGTACCCTATATGGCTGCCGCAAGGCAAGGACTAACCTTGCCATTCAAGAAAACCCAAGGTGTCTTCCCATGCTAATACTTGAGCTAGGAGTCCCAACTGGTAAGCTGCTTCAAGAGATGGGGTCAGGCCTTATGAGAATCGCACTCGAGTGCGACAAGCAAGCGGTGGAGAAGACAAAGCTCATTGAAGAATCTCTGTGGATCATGTACTGCAATGGCCGCAAGGTTGGGTATGGTGTGAAGAAGAAGCCAACCGAGGAAGACTTGAATGTTATGCAGCTGCTCCATGCTGTTTCAATGGGTGCAGGTGTGCTACCTGCTGTGAAAAAAGAAATGCCTGATGGGGAGCTGACCTATATGAGAGCTTACTTTGAACGAGTGATAGGGTCTAAAGACTCTGAGACTTTCTACATGATGAACCCAGATGGTAATAGTGGATCTGAACTCAGCATATTTTTTGTGAGGCTTTGA